Below is a genomic region from Deinococcus cellulosilyticus NBRC 106333 = KACC 11606.
CCTGAACGTGGCGAGACGTTCCAGAATCAGACGCATCACCTCTTCACTGTTGGCTTCCATCGCCACCCAGGTGTTGGGGGTTTCATGACCACCCCAGTAATCGCAAACGGTCCGACCAAAATTCGGGCCTTCCTGAATGTCCACCTGCACATGGTAATCCTGCCCGGAAAACAGGGTGGGATCAATCAGGTAGGCAATGGTGCACGGATCATGCAACGCTGCCCCATCCAGACCATACCGGTCCCGGTAGAACTGCACATAGTGGCCCATCAGCTCTGCACTGATGCGGCCCACTTCGGTGTTCATGGCCTGCAGCACCTGGATGTGTTCTTCTCTCACCATCACCTGCAAGGTGAGGTTCAGACCAAACTGGTGCACCTTGATTCCCGAGTTGAACACGATGTATGCGGCATGGGGGTCCGCAAAGGCATTGAATTCCGCACTGGGGGTCACATTGCCGTAAGTGGTGCTTCCTCCCATCCAGACCAGTTTGCGGATCAAGGAGGGCAGTTCTGGATCAAGCCTGAATGCCAGAGCCACATTGGTCAGTGGGCCAGTGGCCACCAGCGTGATCTCACCGGGGTTCTCCCGCACGGTTTTCACAATGGCCTGGGCTGCATGGAGGGTTTCTGGCTGACGGGTCAGATCCGGCAGGCCCGTGGCCTGCAACCCCGTCTTCCCATGCACCCGTGTGGCCTGAATGGGCTCCCGGATGAGCGGAAGGGCAGCACCTGCATAAACAGGGGTCTGGGTTTCTGCAAGCTGGGTCAGCAACAGGGCATTTCGGACAGTGTGTTCGATTCCCACATTCCCGTGCGTGGCGGTGATGCCCAGAAGTTCAATTTCAGCGCTGCTGAGGGCCAGAAAGATGGCAATGGCATCGTCATGTCCGGGATCGCAATCAAGCAGGATGCGATGTTTCATAGGGGTCAGAATAACACTGCTGGCGTCAGGCCGTGGGGCAAAGTCAACAAAAAGCCCTCCCGTCGTGGGGAGGGCTCTGAACACAAAATCTTATCTGAGCACAGCTTCTTTGCCGTACAGTGTTCTGGGACCGGTCACTTTCAGGCGCACCTGCAGGCCACGCGCGTACTCCGACAGTTGCCCGAGCAGGTCGGACATGTTGTAGCGCACATAGAATTCGTGTTTGGGCAG
It encodes:
- a CDS encoding nucleoside hydrolase, whose protein sequence is MKHRILLDCDPGHDDAIAIFLALSSAEIELLGITATHGNVGIEHTVRNALLLTQLAETQTPVYAGAALPLIREPIQATRVHGKTGLQATGLPDLTRQPETLHAAQAIVKTVRENPGEITLVATGPLTNVALAFRLDPELPSLIRKLVWMGGSTTYGNVTPSAEFNAFADPHAAYIVFNSGIKVHQFGLNLTLQVMVREEHIQVLQAMNTEVGRISAELMGHYVQFYRDRYGLDGAALHDPCTIAYLIDPTLFSGQDYHVQVDIQEGPNFGRTVCDYWGGHETPNTWVAMEANSEEVMRLILERLATFR